The [Limnothrix rosea] IAM M-220 genome includes a region encoding these proteins:
- a CDS encoding flavin reductase family protein, with amino-acid sequence MLDEKAKKEILLKIPHALYICGVRDGDEMNGFTASWVMQGSFKPPLIINCVRSDSGSHAMLKKTGVFTLSFLENTQKDMAANFFKPKRRVGNKFEDVEFYEGEETGCPIIKDSLGYVECKVVGTVEKGDHTVFVGEVIGAGVHRDGKILDLESTGWSYGG; translated from the coding sequence ATGTTAGACGAAAAAGCAAAAAAAGAAATACTACTCAAGATTCCCCACGCATTATATATTTGCGGCGTGCGGGACGGCGATGAAATGAATGGCTTTACCGCCAGTTGGGTGATGCAAGGCTCCTTCAAGCCGCCCCTCATTATTAACTGTGTCCGCTCAGATTCTGGCTCCCACGCCATGCTCAAAAAAACAGGCGTTTTTACCCTCAGTTTCCTTGAGAACACTCAAAAAGACATGGCAGCCAACTTCTTTAAGCCCAAGCGTCGTGTCGGCAACAAATTTGAAGATGTCGAGTTTTACGAAGGCGAAGAAACCGGCTGCCCCATTATCAAAGACTCCCTCGGCTACGTCGAATGCAAAGTAGTCGGCACAGTAGAAAAAGGCGATCACACCGTTTTTGTCGGAGAAGTCATCGGCGCAGGCGTACACCGTGACGGTAAAATCCTTGACCTTGAAAGCACAGGCTGGAGTTACGGCGGCTAA
- a CDS encoding phenylpyruvate tautomerase MIF-related protein, with product MPLIKVQTSLAAPAKDEVESMLLSLSSKLASHLSKPESYVMTAFEPEVAMTFAGTTEPVCYVEIKSVGTMGDRTQTMSEDFCNEISQTLGIDKNRIYIEFADAKGSMWGWNGRTFG from the coding sequence ATGCCATTAATTAAAGTTCAAACCTCCCTCGCTGCCCCCGCCAAAGATGAAGTTGAATCAATGTTGTTGTCTCTATCCAGCAAGCTCGCCTCTCACCTCAGCAAACCAGAATCCTACGTAATGACAGCTTTCGAGCCAGAAGTTGCCATGACCTTTGCTGGCACAACAGAACCCGTGTGCTACGTTGAAATCAAAAGCGTGGGCACAATGGGCGATCGCACCCAAACGATGAGCGAAGACTTTTGCAATGAGATTAGTCAAACCCTTGGCATAGACAAAAATCGCATTTATATCGAATTTGCCGATGCCAAAGGCTCCATGTGGGGTTGGAACGGTCGCACCTTCGGCTAA